One window from the genome of Vibrio sp. VB16 encodes:
- a CDS encoding 2-hydroxyacid dehydrogenase: protein MKHIAFFSSKSYDEKSFELLNDKDEFVFHFYDFRLTTKTAALAKGCEVVVAFVNDDLSRPVLERLIQEGVRLVALRCAGFDNVDAEAAKSIDMKIARVPAYSPESIAEHAVGLMMTLNRRFHKAYQRTRDANFSLEGLVGFNFHGKTAGIIGSGKIGLATMRILNGLGMDILCYDPYPNDEAIMLGARYCTLDEIFKEANIISLHCPMTKENYHLLDGEAFQKMRDGVMIINTSRGELLDSSAAIEALKVGKIGALGLDVYDNEKDLFFQDKSNDVIVDDVFRRLSACHNVIFTGHQGFLTEDALQNIAETTLDNIRSLDSNKTNNNFL from the coding sequence ATGAAACATATAGCCTTTTTTAGTAGTAAATCTTATGACGAAAAATCCTTTGAACTGTTAAACGATAAAGATGAGTTTGTATTTCATTTTTATGACTTTAGGTTGACCACTAAAACGGCCGCCTTAGCGAAAGGTTGCGAAGTCGTCGTCGCATTTGTCAACGATGATCTATCGCGACCAGTGCTCGAAAGGCTTATCCAAGAAGGTGTTCGATTGGTGGCTCTAAGGTGTGCTGGTTTCGATAATGTAGATGCAGAGGCGGCGAAGAGCATCGATATGAAAATTGCACGTGTTCCAGCTTATTCACCAGAGTCAATTGCTGAGCATGCCGTGGGCCTTATGATGACGTTAAATCGGCGCTTTCACAAAGCTTATCAGAGAACACGAGATGCGAACTTTTCACTTGAGGGACTGGTTGGCTTTAATTTTCATGGGAAAACGGCAGGTATTATAGGGTCAGGAAAGATTGGGTTAGCAACGATGAGAATTCTGAACGGATTAGGAATGGATATATTGTGTTACGACCCTTACCCAAATGATGAGGCTATAATGCTGGGCGCTCGCTACTGTACGCTGGACGAGATTTTTAAAGAGGCCAATATCATCTCTTTGCATTGCCCTATGACAAAAGAAAATTATCATCTTTTAGATGGCGAAGCATTTCAAAAGATGCGCGACGGCGTCATGATAATCAATACCAGTAGAGGAGAGTTGTTGGATTCATCTGCCGCAATTGAAGCTTTGAAAGTTGGTAAAATAGGGGCGTTAGGTCTGGACGTTTACGATAATGAAAAGGATCTGTTTTTTCAGGATAAATCGAATGACGTTATCGTGGATGATGTATTCCGTCGATTATCTGCTTGTCATAATGTCATATTTACTGGACATCAAGGTTTTTTGACGGAAGATGCTTTACAAAATATTGCGGAAACGACGTTAGACAATATCCGATCGCTTGATTCCAATAAGACAAACAACAATTTTTTATAG
- a CDS encoding MurR/RpiR family transcriptional regulator — protein MMDRQEFIRSVNTIDNLTESDNRIIEHFIAQFEMLPFAKINDLCHQIGIGKATLGRFLQRLGFHGFLDFKKAVSNDLIIELSTPVDRCNNTKRNDSTSQLIKEHQKEILDNIEKTYQSLDALNIDKATDLILNPQGKLYVIGSASAEALANYFYLLARYLRRDVILLNADSSTLPHQLVDINEDDTLLAMSYHRFSSTTVKVVRWFSQVGGKTVVMTDQEVNPFVSYSDIQIVVASESSTIFNNRSAGLSIIELLIKCMSNRTNNKQRFDKMEDIFKEFKIFKN, from the coding sequence ATGATGGATAGGCAAGAATTTATTAGATCAGTCAATACAATTGATAACTTGACTGAATCAGACAACAGAATTATTGAGCACTTTATTGCCCAATTCGAAATGCTACCTTTTGCCAAAATAAATGACCTATGCCATCAGATTGGAATTGGAAAGGCAACACTTGGTCGATTTTTACAGCGCCTTGGGTTCCATGGTTTTCTGGATTTTAAAAAAGCGGTTTCGAATGATTTAATTATTGAATTAAGTACTCCAGTAGATCGCTGTAATAACACAAAAAGAAATGACTCTACATCTCAATTAATTAAAGAACATCAAAAAGAAATACTGGATAATATTGAAAAAACTTATCAATCACTCGATGCCTTAAATATAGATAAAGCCACAGATCTTATTCTCAATCCACAAGGCAAACTTTATGTCATTGGAAGCGCATCCGCTGAAGCATTAGCCAATTATTTTTATTTATTAGCACGTTATCTAAGAAGAGACGTTATTTTGCTCAACGCGGACTCGTCTACATTGCCACACCAACTTGTCGACATTAACGAGGATGATACGCTGCTAGCCATGTCTTATCACCGATTTTCAAGTACGACGGTTAAGGTTGTTCGTTGGTTTAGTCAGGTTGGTGGTAAAACCGTTGTTATGACCGATCAAGAGGTTAACCCTTTTGTATCTTATAGCGATATTCAAATCGTCGTTGCGAGCGAAAGTAGTACTATATTCAATAATCGTTCGGCAGGGCTTTCCATTATCGAGCTATTGATTAAATGCATGTCTAATCGTACAAATAACAAACAAAGATTTGATAAAATGGAAGACATTTTTAAAGAATTTAAAATATTTAAGAATTAA
- the dcuC gene encoding C4-dicarboxylate transporter DcuC: MITLLALPVIFSVGYFVVKKYNTQAVLFLAGLTMIALGVISGNPDFMPKGGTSTGSVIVDFFEVIKVISSSTLAKLGLIIMAVGGFSRYMSHIGAANALVQIATKPLSRIKNPYVVLAMAYVIGQMINIFIPSATGLALLLLVAMYPVLVGVGCNPAAAAAVVATTGCLDLGPASSAANKAAEISGIDVATYFVSYQLVVSVIAIIVIAVLHFFCQKHFDKKDEENGIKHDFNIESKDHRKAPKWFAILPVLPLALLLTFSKFAITSVKIDVVTAMFIALFVAMICDYIYTRDGKKVCASLKIYLEGMGAVFASVVSLIISAKVFVTGLSTIGFIDLLLDSAASAGFGYIAMVLVLVAIIAIVTLLSGSGNASFFSFSNLAPDVAAQVGTAAATVALPMQLASGLMRSASPVAGVVIACAGVANVSPMELVKRTAIPMVGGLVTVLVCSQVLL; encoded by the coding sequence ATGATTACTTTATTAGCACTGCCGGTTATTTTCTCCGTCGGCTATTTCGTAGTAAAGAAATACAATACTCAAGCAGTATTGTTTTTGGCAGGTTTAACGATGATCGCACTCGGTGTTATCTCAGGGAATCCAGATTTCATGCCGAAAGGCGGAACGTCGACAGGTTCCGTTATTGTCGATTTTTTTGAGGTTATCAAAGTTATCTCCTCATCAACACTCGCTAAGCTTGGTCTGATTATCATGGCTGTTGGTGGGTTCTCACGTTACATGAGCCACATTGGCGCCGCTAATGCCCTCGTTCAGATTGCGACGAAACCATTGTCACGCATCAAGAATCCGTACGTTGTACTTGCTATGGCGTATGTAATTGGTCAGATGATCAATATATTTATTCCAAGTGCAACCGGGCTTGCTCTATTGTTATTGGTTGCTATGTACCCAGTATTGGTCGGTGTTGGGTGTAATCCTGCAGCGGCAGCGGCGGTGGTTGCCACTACTGGTTGTCTCGACTTAGGCCCTGCGTCTTCTGCTGCAAACAAAGCGGCTGAGATATCTGGTATCGATGTCGCAACGTATTTTGTCAGCTATCAATTGGTCGTCTCTGTTATTGCAATAATAGTGATTGCAGTATTACACTTTTTTTGTCAAAAACACTTTGACAAAAAAGATGAAGAAAATGGCATCAAACACGACTTCAACATAGAAAGTAAGGATCATCGAAAAGCACCAAAATGGTTTGCCATTCTTCCTGTCCTACCGTTAGCCCTTCTACTTACCTTTAGCAAATTTGCAATTACCAGTGTCAAAATTGATGTGGTTACTGCAATGTTTATTGCTTTATTCGTCGCGATGATATGTGACTATATCTACACAAGAGACGGCAAAAAAGTCTGCGCATCCCTTAAAATATATTTAGAAGGTATGGGGGCAGTATTTGCAAGTGTTGTTAGCCTTATCATCTCAGCAAAAGTTTTTGTTACGGGCCTTTCAACGATTGGATTTATCGACCTATTATTAGACAGTGCAGCCAGTGCTGGTTTTGGCTACATTGCAATGGTACTCGTTCTTGTCGCGATTATCGCCATTGTCACGTTACTTTCAGGTTCAGGTAACGCATCATTCTTTAGCTTTTCTAACTTAGCGCCGGATGTAGCGGCACAGGTAGGAACAGCGGCGGCAACTGTGGCACTTCCAATGCAATTGGCATCGGGTCTAATGCGCTCTGCATCACCGGTTGCTGGTGTCGTGATTGCTTGTGCTGGTGTGGCAAATGTATCACCAATGGAACTTGTAAAACGCACTGCCATCCCTATGGTTGGTGGCCTTGTCACTGTTTTAGTTTGTTCTCAGGTATTACTTTAA
- the pepT gene encoding peptidase T — MENITDRFLRYTKINTTTNRELGAQGVMPSSPGQFELATLLKAELEAFGLDEVTLRDTAILTATLRGNDANVPTVSFFAHLDTSAEQSNDTNAHIVNYQGGDIELSKKVWLKVSEFPELAQYENQDIIVTDGTSLLGADDKAAIAAIMDMLQHFSSLESKGDTALKRGDIKIAFLPDEEQGLRGAKAFDVESFGADFGYTLDCCGIGEFVCENWNAGNAEVRFVGQSAHPMSAKGKLKNSLLMAHKFISMLPAGEAPEYTEGREGYYWVKELSGNSASTLLKLDIRDFSQAGYKKRMAFLEQLGQNCQSLWGEESVELALMDRYENVANRLQGTHNYPIAIAKQAYQDNGIDMKTTPMRGGYDGAVLSQKGLPCPNIFTGAHNFHSIYEYLPVPSLQAASKVIQSIVIITQQRIEAQSEAVI, encoded by the coding sequence ATGGAAAATATTACCGATCGGTTTCTTCGCTATACTAAAATCAACACAACAACAAACCGTGAACTAGGTGCGCAAGGAGTCATGCCTTCATCGCCCGGCCAGTTTGAATTAGCAACCCTACTCAAGGCAGAACTTGAGGCGTTCGGACTCGACGAGGTCACGCTCAGAGATACGGCCATACTCACCGCTACCTTACGCGGAAATGACGCCAATGTACCAACCGTGTCTTTTTTTGCGCATCTCGATACCAGCGCTGAGCAATCGAACGATACCAATGCTCATATTGTCAATTATCAAGGTGGTGATATTGAACTCAGTAAAAAGGTTTGGCTCAAAGTATCAGAGTTTCCTGAGCTTGCTCAATATGAAAACCAAGACATCATTGTCACGGACGGAACCAGTCTGTTAGGTGCGGATGATAAAGCGGCCATTGCCGCCATTATGGATATGTTGCAGCACTTCTCTTCATTAGAATCAAAAGGTGACACCGCCTTAAAACGTGGTGATATTAAAATCGCCTTTTTGCCCGACGAAGAACAAGGGTTGAGGGGAGCAAAAGCATTCGATGTCGAATCATTTGGTGCTGACTTCGGCTATACTCTCGATTGTTGTGGTATTGGTGAGTTTGTTTGCGAGAATTGGAACGCAGGTAATGCAGAAGTGCGTTTTGTTGGCCAATCAGCGCACCCTATGTCTGCCAAAGGAAAGCTTAAAAACTCACTGCTTATGGCACACAAATTTATCAGTATGCTACCCGCTGGAGAAGCGCCGGAATATACAGAAGGAAGAGAAGGATACTATTGGGTTAAAGAGCTGTCAGGTAATAGCGCATCCACTCTACTTAAGCTCGACATTCGCGATTTCTCTCAAGCAGGGTATAAAAAACGCATGGCCTTTCTTGAACAGCTCGGCCAAAACTGTCAGTCACTCTGGGGAGAGGAGTCTGTAGAGTTGGCGTTGATGGATCGCTACGAGAATGTGGCCAATCGTCTTCAAGGCACCCACAATTATCCCATCGCTATTGCCAAGCAAGCCTATCAAGACAACGGCATAGATATGAAAACAACACCCATGAGAGGGGGTTACGACGGCGCTGTACTCTCTCAAAAAGGACTCCCCTGTCCTAATATTTTCACTGGCGCCCACAATTTTCATTCAATTTATGAATACCTTCCTGTTCCGTCCTTACAGGCTGCCAGTAAGGTTATTCAATCAATTGTCATCATTACCCAACAGCGTATTGAAGCTCAAAGCGAAGCTGTGATCTAG
- the pepE gene encoding dipeptidase PepE: protein MNIMLFSNGKIAGNTMLLEFGFSWLKPMIKKTNAKKLLFVPYAMIRGHYDDRTQQLNDGLGQFGCEVTGIHTCDDPIAAINECDGIIVSGGNTWVLNKMIHDQGLVGPLRDAIIKQEKLYIGWSAGTNIASPTIRTTNDMPIVTAAILPSLNLVPFQINPHYIEASVSGHMGETRDERIEEFLILNQHEFVVAIPEGSMLKVEGKKLSYHSVEERKLKIFSHGKPALSVDSDSDLTHCLDHSC from the coding sequence ATGAACATCATGTTATTTAGTAACGGTAAGATTGCCGGAAACACAATGCTATTGGAATTCGGTTTTTCATGGCTAAAGCCAATGATAAAAAAAACCAATGCCAAAAAGCTATTGTTTGTCCCATACGCCATGATTCGTGGGCATTATGACGACCGCACTCAGCAGCTCAACGATGGCTTGGGTCAATTTGGATGTGAAGTGACTGGTATTCACACATGCGATGACCCTATTGCAGCAATTAACGAATGTGACGGTATTATCGTTAGCGGTGGTAACACATGGGTATTGAATAAGATGATCCACGACCAAGGTTTGGTTGGGCCTCTTCGAGATGCAATAATCAAGCAGGAAAAACTCTACATAGGATGGAGCGCGGGCACCAATATTGCGTCACCAACTATCCGTACCACCAACGATATGCCAATCGTTACCGCTGCCATTTTACCTTCCTTGAACTTGGTACCATTCCAGATCAACCCGCACTACATTGAGGCAAGTGTTTCAGGGCACATGGGCGAAACAAGAGATGAAAGGATTGAAGAATTTTTGATCCTAAACCAACATGAATTTGTCGTCGCCATCCCCGAAGGTTCCATGTTAAAAGTAGAAGGGAAAAAACTCTCATACCATTCTGTAGAAGAGAGAAAACTAAAAATATTTTCCCATGGTAAGCCAGCCCTATCAGTCGACAGTGACAGCGATTTAACTCACTGTCTAGACCATAGCTGCTAA
- a CDS encoding putative manganese transporter produces the protein MTTFIQRAVTHQVKGSQFSFKYKRALLPAFLIALLLTEPTRHIAVKTLADAFWAVSAYVAFTLALYHYISLFMNRENSVIRLYNSSRHYQVLFSALLGAMPGCGGAIIVTTQFVSGRVGFGAVVAVLTSTMGDAAFLLLASEPKVGLSVIALGVVVGTLSGLVVNAIHSDDFLRPKPKTDSVRSNNEKHHSTFEKTAINLQGKFWGILILPATVVALLGSFQININQLIGLPEETMEWLGTIAIITCMTLWAFTKEIKDYESSVSEDKKCITSHPLQKTAQDTNFVTAWVIGAFLAFEMITVFSNVDLAELFSGWGVWMPLVGLLVGLFPGCGPQILVTSLYISGAVPMSTQIANAISNDGDALFPAIALAPRAALAATFYSAFPALIVGYGYYALFEI, from the coding sequence ATGACTACTTTTATACAAAGAGCCGTAACTCATCAGGTGAAGGGCTCTCAATTCAGTTTTAAGTACAAAAGAGCGCTGTTGCCTGCGTTTTTGATCGCATTATTGCTTACTGAACCTACTCGACATATTGCGGTAAAGACGCTTGCCGATGCTTTTTGGGCTGTGTCAGCCTATGTTGCTTTTACGCTAGCGCTTTATCACTATATTTCTCTTTTTATGAATCGAGAGAATAGTGTTATTCGCTTATACAATAGCTCTCGGCATTATCAGGTGTTATTTTCTGCTTTGCTTGGGGCGATGCCAGGTTGTGGAGGCGCCATCATAGTGACCACTCAATTTGTTAGTGGTCGAGTTGGGTTTGGTGCTGTCGTTGCTGTACTAACGTCTACTATGGGTGATGCCGCGTTTCTGCTACTCGCCAGTGAACCTAAAGTAGGGCTGAGTGTTATTGCTCTTGGCGTCGTAGTAGGTACATTATCAGGGTTGGTCGTTAATGCGATACACAGTGATGACTTCTTAAGACCTAAGCCTAAAACGGATTCCGTTCGCAGCAACAATGAAAAACATCATAGTACCTTTGAAAAAACCGCAATAAATTTACAAGGGAAGTTTTGGGGTATATTGATATTACCAGCCACTGTTGTCGCCTTGCTTGGTTCATTTCAAATAAATATCAACCAACTTATTGGCTTGCCGGAAGAAACAATGGAGTGGCTAGGGACAATTGCAATCATTACCTGCATGACGTTATGGGCTTTTACCAAAGAAATAAAAGATTATGAATCAAGCGTGTCTGAAGATAAAAAATGTATCACGTCACACCCTTTGCAGAAGACCGCTCAAGATACCAATTTCGTGACGGCATGGGTTATAGGTGCATTTTTAGCTTTCGAAATGATTACTGTATTCTCAAACGTTGATCTCGCAGAGTTATTTTCTGGTTGGGGAGTATGGATGCCTTTAGTTGGTTTGTTGGTTGGATTATTTCCGGGTTGTGGACCTCAGATATTGGTCACAAGTTTGTACATTTCAGGGGCGGTTCCTATGTCTACTCAAATTGCAAACGCCATATCCAATGACGGCGACGCGCTATTTCCTGCAATCGCTTTGGCCCCTCGTGCTGCGCTTGCGGCTACGTTTTATTCTGCATTTCCAGCTCTGATTGTTGGCTATGGATACTACGCATTGTTTGAAATATAG
- a CDS encoding Rrf2 family transcriptional regulator produces the protein MHITRYTDYSLRVLIYLAINNQQLCTISEIADSYGISKNHLMKIVQKLNSQGYLLATRGKNGGIKLNRPVDEINIGSLVRDIEDKNNLVECFGESNQCVITPSCQLKNIFSQAQENFFKTLDTYTLEDIIGNNNKALVDLLTIKIA, from the coding sequence ATGCACATCACTCGATATACGGACTACTCACTGCGGGTATTGATCTATTTAGCAATCAATAATCAGCAACTTTGTACTATCAGTGAGATAGCGGATAGTTACGGTATATCGAAAAATCACTTGATGAAAATCGTGCAGAAACTCAATTCTCAAGGTTATTTGTTGGCCACTCGTGGAAAAAATGGTGGCATTAAACTAAACCGCCCTGTTGATGAAATAAACATTGGCAGCTTAGTGAGAGACATTGAAGACAAAAATAATCTCGTCGAGTGTTTTGGTGAAAGTAATCAATGTGTGATAACGCCAAGTTGTCAGTTAAAAAATATTTTCTCACAAGCTCAAGAAAACTTTTTCAAAACACTCGATACTTACACTCTTGAAGATATCATAGGCAATAATAACAAAGCGTTAGTTGATTTATTGACCATAAAAATAGCCTAA
- a CDS encoding NnrS family protein, whose amino-acid sequence MMNISEPDNKKTTIDTLPFLEFAFRPFFLLGALFSVISLLVWNGVLGGNIVVNLYGGSLWWHMHEMLFGFTAAIIVGFLLTAVQNWSGVRGLNGKTLLGLVSVWLSARIAFFFPEQLPNILIAVLDLAFLPLAAAALAYPIIKAKLWRNLIFIPILLVMSISNVLTHYSVSSSDYLLLSKASTFMVLLVTLVMCIMGGRVFPMFTANGTQTTRVNAIPTLEKLSIASILIAVIVGAGFVELPSVVVATIFFCTSTIHAVRAFRWRIWVTFKTPLVWSLHLSYWCIVIGLLMFGLSEITTIVSHSQAIHALTVGAMASMILSMISRVSLGHTGRIIIVGKTMIVAFVAILLAFIIRVFGIYWLESYTVALTLAVAFWTLGFGCFVVLYLPILTKPSAKR is encoded by the coding sequence ATGATGAATATTTCCGAGCCAGACAATAAAAAAACAACCATAGACACTCTGCCATTCTTAGAGTTTGCGTTTCGACCTTTCTTTTTGCTTGGTGCTCTATTTAGCGTTATTAGTTTGTTGGTCTGGAATGGTGTTTTAGGCGGTAATATCGTTGTAAATCTTTATGGTGGTAGCCTCTGGTGGCATATGCACGAGATGCTATTCGGTTTTACGGCTGCTATTATTGTTGGTTTCTTACTAACCGCCGTTCAAAATTGGAGTGGCGTCAGAGGGCTAAATGGAAAAACGTTACTTGGCTTAGTGTCGGTCTGGTTGAGCGCTCGTATTGCATTTTTCTTTCCCGAACAACTTCCTAATATACTCATCGCTGTCCTTGATCTCGCCTTTTTGCCTTTAGCGGCGGCAGCACTCGCCTACCCAATTATTAAAGCAAAATTGTGGCGGAACTTGATCTTTATACCCATCTTACTGGTTATGTCGATAAGCAATGTCCTTACTCATTACAGCGTTTCAAGCAGTGATTATCTTCTATTAAGCAAAGCCAGCACTTTTATGGTGCTTCTGGTGACATTAGTGATGTGCATTATGGGAGGCCGAGTATTCCCAATGTTTACGGCAAACGGCACACAAACGACGCGAGTGAATGCAATCCCAACCTTAGAAAAGCTGTCCATTGCCAGTATTTTAATTGCCGTCATTGTAGGCGCTGGCTTTGTTGAACTCCCATCTGTCGTCGTAGCGACCATATTCTTTTGCACTAGCACTATTCATGCGGTTCGTGCGTTCAGGTGGCGGATATGGGTGACATTTAAAACCCCATTAGTCTGGTCTTTACATCTTAGTTACTGGTGTATTGTGATTGGCTTATTGATGTTTGGTTTATCTGAAATCACGACAATTGTGAGCCACAGCCAGGCTATCCATGCCCTGACCGTTGGAGCAATGGCTTCTATGATCTTATCGATGATTTCTCGTGTTTCTCTCGGTCATACTGGTCGAATAATCATTGTTGGAAAAACCATGATCGTGGCATTTGTTGCCATCCTTCTGGCGTTCATCATTCGCGTATTTGGCATTTACTGGTTAGAGAGCTACACCGTCGCTCTCACTTTAGCGGTGGCTTTCTGGACCTTAGGGTTTGGTTGCTTTGTCGTACTTTATCTGCCTATTTTAACGAAACCCAGTGCGAAACGATAA
- the citX gene encoding citrate lyase holo-[acyl-carrier protein] synthase, with translation MYSGEPVSLEQLLSSREQRGIRQREWLTKHSLPLISFTINMVGEVKVNTLSTVAFKQGIEAIAECCQHASVFFSESQSFDPNTGLEFIAVASNITALELKAHMVDIEDSHPLGRLFDIDIIDSDGVAVSRDSMSLPRRRCMVCNDDAKICARSRRHEKSVIIEKMSELVSSTLR, from the coding sequence GTGTATTCAGGTGAACCCGTTTCTCTAGAGCAGTTATTAAGCTCTAGAGAGCAACGAGGAATAAGACAAAGAGAGTGGCTGACTAAACACTCTCTACCTTTAATCAGTTTCACCATTAATATGGTGGGTGAGGTTAAAGTCAATACCTTGTCTACGGTTGCTTTCAAGCAAGGGATAGAAGCGATTGCTGAATGTTGCCAGCACGCATCCGTCTTTTTTTCTGAGTCCCAAAGCTTTGATCCGAATACTGGTTTGGAGTTTATCGCTGTAGCCAGCAATATCACTGCGCTTGAACTGAAAGCTCATATGGTGGATATAGAAGATAGTCACCCTTTGGGCCGTCTATTCGATATTGATATTATTGATAGCGATGGTGTTGCGGTTTCGAGAGACAGCATGTCGCTGCCAAGGCGTCGATGTATGGTGTGTAATGATGATGCAAAAATTTGTGCAAGAAGCCGCCGTCACGAAAAATCGGTGATCATAGAAAAGATGAGTGAGCTAGTGAGTTCTACCCTTCGGTAA
- the citF gene encoding citrate lyase subunit alpha translates to MKTNNEITANNPQTELDQLAMRPFTDAHEITPHLLNKETKKSRKIHESLQDAIRVSGLEDGMTISFHHSFRGGDKIINMVMNILAQMGFKNLTLASSSLSSIHSPIIGHIKNGVVNKIYTSGIRGDLAEEISRGILAEPVHIHSHGGRVHLVKSGELNIDVAFLGVSTCDEFGNANATMGKSRCGSLGYAKVDAEHAKKVIILTEKIVPFPNMPASIGQDTVDAIVQVEEVGDPSKIGGDATRLTTNPRELLIARKAAEVIEHSGHFFDGFSLQTGSGGASLAVTRFLEEKMERKGVTASFGLGGITSTMVNMHEKGLIKTLLDVQSFDSSAADSLARNPLHMEISANQYANPSSKGAVVDRLDVVVLSALEIDTDYNVNVITGSDGVIRGASGGHSDTAAAANLTIIVAPLVRGRIPTVVNKVLNIITPGTEIDVLVTDHGVAVNPARTDVKVRLARSGIPVFSIEELQQRAELLTGKGKPIQYSDNVVGYIRYRDGSVIDTIKQIKE, encoded by the coding sequence ATGAAGACAAATAACGAAATAACAGCCAATAATCCACAAACAGAACTGGACCAGCTTGCTATGAGACCTTTTACTGACGCGCACGAAATTACGCCGCATTTACTTAACAAAGAGACAAAAAAAAGCCGTAAGATTCATGAATCTTTACAAGATGCGATACGAGTGTCTGGGTTAGAAGACGGTATGACGATCTCTTTTCACCACTCTTTTCGAGGTGGCGACAAAATCATCAATATGGTGATGAACATTCTTGCTCAAATGGGCTTTAAAAACCTAACGCTTGCATCGAGTTCACTGTCCAGTATTCACTCACCTATCATAGGCCATATAAAAAATGGCGTTGTAAATAAGATATACACCTCTGGTATTAGAGGTGATTTGGCCGAGGAAATCTCTAGAGGCATCCTGGCAGAACCCGTTCACATCCATTCGCATGGTGGTCGAGTACACTTAGTAAAATCGGGCGAGCTGAACATAGACGTCGCCTTTTTAGGTGTTTCTACCTGTGATGAATTTGGAAATGCGAACGCAACGATGGGTAAATCGCGCTGTGGTTCGTTGGGTTATGCAAAGGTGGATGCAGAACACGCTAAGAAAGTAATCATACTTACTGAGAAAATCGTACCATTCCCTAACATGCCAGCATCAATTGGTCAGGATACTGTTGACGCCATTGTGCAGGTAGAGGAGGTGGGTGACCCATCAAAAATTGGTGGAGATGCCACTCGTTTAACGACGAACCCTCGTGAGTTACTTATCGCCCGTAAAGCGGCGGAAGTTATCGAGCATTCAGGCCACTTTTTTGATGGTTTTTCGTTACAGACAGGTTCTGGTGGTGCATCGTTAGCGGTGACTCGTTTCTTGGAAGAGAAGATGGAACGAAAAGGGGTGACAGCAAGCTTTGGACTGGGTGGCATTACATCAACGATGGTGAACATGCATGAAAAAGGGCTGATTAAAACGCTATTAGATGTGCAGTCATTCGACTCAAGTGCTGCAGACTCATTGGCCCGAAACCCTCTTCATATGGAGATTTCGGCCAATCAATACGCCAATCCATCTTCAAAAGGCGCAGTGGTTGATCGCTTGGATGTGGTTGTGTTGAGTGCTTTAGAAATAGATACAGATTATAACGTCAATGTTATCACCGGTTCTGATGGCGTTATACGTGGCGCGTCTGGTGGCCACAGTGATACCGCGGCGGCGGCGAATTTAACCATCATTGTGGCGCCATTAGTACGCGGTCGTATTCCGACGGTAGTGAATAAGGTGCTGAATATCATTACTCCAGGAACAGAAATCGACGTATTGGTTACCGACCACGGTGTGGCTGTTAACCCGGCACGTACCGATGTCAAAGTACGCCTGGCTCGATCTGGAATTCCGGTTTTTTCAATTGAAGAGCTTCAGCAAAGAGCTGAGCTACTTACTGGCAAAGGCAAGCCGATTCAATATTCAGATAACGTTGTTGGTTACATTCGTTACCGTGATGGTTCTGTTATTGATACCATCAAACAAATCAAAGAGTAG